In Acidicapsa ligni, a single window of DNA contains:
- a CDS encoding Thivi_2564 family membrane protein: protein MPLIHVLLVLIVVGVLLWLVNRFIPMQSTIKGILNAVVVIVVVLWLLQIFGLISQLSTIRVGH, encoded by the coding sequence ATGCCGTTGATTCATGTGTTGCTGGTACTGATCGTAGTCGGTGTTTTACTTTGGCTTGTCAACCGCTTTATCCCAATGCAATCGACGATCAAGGGCATATTGAATGCCGTGGTTGTGATCGTTGTTGTGCTTTGGCTTTTGCAGATTTTTGGATTGATTTCGCAGCTATCTACCATTCGCGTCGGGCATTGA